A stretch of DNA from Mesorhizobium onobrychidis:
CCGACGGCGAGTAAAAGCTTCGCCCGGCCCTGGTCGTTGAAATAGATTTTTAGCGGCACCAGCGTCATGCCTTCGCGATCGACGCTCTGCGACAGCTTGGCCATCTCGCGCTTGTTGAGCAGGAGTTTGCGGCGCCGGCGTGGCTCATGGTTGAAGCGGTTGGCCTGCAGGTACTCCGGCAGATAGGAGTTGATCAGCCAGATCTCGCCGCCCTCGACCGAAGCGTAACTGTCCTGGATGTTGGCCTGGCCCTGACGCAGCGACTTCACCTCGGTGCCGGTCAGCACCAGGCCGGCCTCGATCGTGTCGAGCACCTCATAAGAAAACCGCGCCTTGCGGTTTTCCGCAACGGTCTTGTTGTTGGGGTCGGCTTTTCTGACTTGATTCATGACGCCTAGAGTCCGTTTCGAAACTCGCTCCTGCGAGTCAGATGATGGTGGCACTAGAGCGCCGCGCGTTTTTCAAACGCGCAAAGGGCGCTCTAGAAGTCTGACTTTGCGCATGGTCCTTTCCGAAAGCGAACGCTTTCTGGGCCATGCGAGAACCGGAGCGGAGCGTACATATAGTACGTGAGCACCGGAAGCGCAGGTGACGCCTTCAGTTGGCCGCAGGAGTAGAGTTTCCAAACGGGCTCGCTAATTAATCAAGCCAGCGTGCTTCATCGCTGCATCGATCTTCTCGGCGGTCGACTGCTCGACGGTGACCAGCGGCGAACGCAGCACGTTCTCGATCTTGCCCAGCTTCGACAGCGCATATTTCGCGCCGGACACGCCGGGTTCGAGGAAAATCGCCTTGTGCAGCGGCAGCAGGCGGTCCTGCAAGTCCAGCGCCTTGGCGTTCTCGCCGGAAAGCGTCGCCTCCTGGAATTCGGCGCACAGCCGTGGCGCGACATTCGCCGTCACCGAGATGCAGCCGACGCCGCCATGGGCGTTGAAGCCGAGCGCCGAGGCGTCCTCGCCGGAAAGCTGGATGAAATCCTTGCCGCAGGTGGCACGCTGCTCGGAAACCCGCTCGACCTTGCCGGTGGCATCCTTGACGCCGATGATGTTCTTGAAGTCGTACACCAGCTGGCCCATCGTCTCGGGCATCATGTCGATCACCGAGCGCGGCGGAATATTGTAGATTATGATCGGCAGGCTGGTCGCCTTGGCGACCGCGGCGAAATGCGCATAGAGGCCGCGCTGCGTCGGCTTGTTGTAGTAAGGCGTGACGACGAGCGCCGCGTCGGCGCCTGCCTTCTCGGCATATTGCACTAGGCCGACCGCCTCTTCGGTGTTGTTGGAGCCGGCGCCGGCGACGACCGGAACCCGGCCCTTGGCTACCTCGATACAGACCTTGACGACTTGGCGGTGCTCGTCATGCGACAGCGTCGGCGACTCGCCGGTGGTGCCGACCGGAACCACGCCCGTCGTGCCCTCAGCGATCTGCCAGGCGATGAAGGCGCGAAACGCTTTCTCGTCGAAACGGCCGCTCTTTTCGAACGGTGTCACGAGCGCGGTAAGCGAGCCTCTCAGCATGTCGTCCAACTCCTTGGGACTAGCGCATGACCCGAAAATCGGTGTCGATTTACGGAAAGATCATGCGCCAAATTTAAAGTGCTACAGCGTCCTTTGCGCGTCCGAGAAGACGCGCGGCGCTGTAGGTGTTTTGTCGTGCGCGCCTTCTAGCCGAAAGCGAAGCGGCGCACCATAGTCTCGACACTGTTGCGCGGCAAGCATGGCGGTAGTGCCAGCAAGCGCAATTTGAAAGGCCTCGATAGCCCTGTTTACGGGCTCTTCATCACAGGCAACTAGGCTTCAGTTGATCTGTGCCTGTTGGTAATGTGTAGACAGGAAATGATGAAGACCATGCCGACCAGGCAGCCTCATTTTTTCGCGCTGGTTGGCGCAATTCTCCTGTTGACGCCGAGCCTTGTGGCCGCCGGCAAAGTCGATGTGCAGGTCACTTCGGCCATTCCGATGCCAAACCTGCAGGATAGGGGCCGGCAGGATGCGGGATCTCCGTCCGCCAGTGTCGCCAGGCTGAAGAGCGGCCTCGATGCGCTGGCGGCAAACGACATTGCCGGCGCGCGTCGAGTGCGCGATGCCCTGCCGGTCAATTCGCTCGACCAGCATATCCTTGCCTGGTCGATCGCGCTCCATGGCGGCGACAAGGTGCCAAGCGGCGAGATCGCCGATGCTGCGAAAATGCTGCCGAACTGGCCGGGCATGATCGCGTTGCGCAAGAACAGCGAGCGCGCGCTCTACCGAGAAAACCCCGCGCCAGAGATCGTGGTGCAGGCATTCGGCGGCAGCCAGCCGCAAACTATCGAGGGCGTGGTGATCCTCGCCCGCTCCTATGTCTCGCAGGGCAACGTCGAGGCGGCGCGCTCGGTGCTGTCGCCTTTCTGGCGCACCGAGAAACTGGAAGCCAAGGACGAAGCGGCGATCATCGAGGAATTCGGCAAGCTCATCGCCGCCGCCGACCACCGCTTTCGCATGGAGCGCATGTTCTATGCCGACCGGGTCAATTCCGCGCTGCGCGTCGCCGGTGTTGCCGGCGCCCAGCAACTGGCCGACGCCTGGGTGGCGGCGGACAGGGGCGACAAGAACGCGGCCAAACTGCTGAAGGCGGTGCCCGCCGCGCAGCGTTCGGCCGGCTATTTCTTCGCCCAAGCCCAATATCTGCGCAAGCAGGAGAGGTTTTCCGACGCCGCCGCAATGGTGATGAAGGCGCCGAGCGACCGCAACTCACTGATCGACCCGGATGCCTGGTGGGCCGAGCGCCGGGTGCTGTCGCGCGAACTGGTCGACCAGGGCGACATGAAAACTGCCTACAGAATAGCCGCCGCGCACGCCGCCGAAAGTGCCGCCAACGCGGCGGATGCGGAGTTCCATGCCGGCTGGTACGCGCTGCGCGGCCTCAATGATCCCAACACCGCTGCCAGGCATTTTACGCGGATCGCCGTTCTCACCCAGGGGCCGATATCGCTATCGCGCGCCTATTACTGGCTCGGCCGTGCGGCCGAAGCCGGCGGCCCCGGCAGCGCGAAGGATTATTTTACCCGTGCCGCCGCCTACGGCACGACCTTCTACGGCCAGCTCGCCGGCGAGCGCGTCGGTCGGCAGGTCCTCAACATCGCCCATCCGCAGCCGAGCGCTGCCGATCACCGGAATTTCGCCAACCGCGAAGCGGTCAGCGCCATCAGGCGGCTGCAGGAGGCGGGCTATGAGCGCTACGCCGACACGCTTTACCGCGACCTCGCTGGACAGTTGACCAGTCCCGGAGAGCTGGCGCTGCTGGCCGCGATGGCG
This window harbors:
- the smpB gene encoding SsrA-binding protein SmpB, translating into MNQVRKADPNNKTVAENRKARFSYEVLDTIEAGLVLTGTEVKSLRQGQANIQDSYASVEGGEIWLINSYLPEYLQANRFNHEPRRRRKLLLNKREMAKLSQSVDREGMTLVPLKIYFNDQGRAKLLLAVGRGKKLHDKRETEKQRDWSREKGRLLKEGG
- the dapA gene encoding 4-hydroxy-tetrahydrodipicolinate synthase; this encodes MLRGSLTALVTPFEKSGRFDEKAFRAFIAWQIAEGTTGVVPVGTTGESPTLSHDEHRQVVKVCIEVAKGRVPVVAGAGSNNTEEAVGLVQYAEKAGADAALVVTPYYNKPTQRGLYAHFAAVAKATSLPIIIYNIPPRSVIDMMPETMGQLVYDFKNIIGVKDATGKVERVSEQRATCGKDFIQLSGEDASALGFNAHGGVGCISVTANVAPRLCAEFQEATLSGENAKALDLQDRLLPLHKAIFLEPGVSGAKYALSKLGKIENVLRSPLVTVEQSTAEKIDAAMKHAGLIN
- a CDS encoding lytic transglycosylase domain-containing protein produces the protein MPTRQPHFFALVGAILLLTPSLVAAGKVDVQVTSAIPMPNLQDRGRQDAGSPSASVARLKSGLDALAANDIAGARRVRDALPVNSLDQHILAWSIALHGGDKVPSGEIADAAKMLPNWPGMIALRKNSERALYRENPAPEIVVQAFGGSQPQTIEGVVILARSYVSQGNVEAARSVLSPFWRTEKLEAKDEAAIIEEFGKLIAAADHRFRMERMFYADRVNSALRVAGVAGAQQLADAWVAADRGDKNAAKLLKAVPAAQRSAGYFFAQAQYLRKQERFSDAAAMVMKAPSDRNSLIDPDAWWAERRVLSRELVDQGDMKTAYRIAAAHAAESAANAADAEFHAGWYALRGLNDPNTAARHFTRIAVLTQGPISLSRAYYWLGRAAEAGGPGSAKDYFTRAAAYGTTFYGQLAGERVGRQVLNIAHPQPSAADHRNFANREAVSAIRRLQEAGYERYADTLYRDLAGQLTSPGELALLAAMAEKQGNHFLALKVGKIAGARGIDVGALSHPLGVIPETANISGSGKALAYAIARQESEFNIGAVSSAGARGLLQLMPGTARQLAKKAGMTFSQVRLTTDAGYNATLGAAFLGEQLGRFDGSYVLTFAGYNAGPNRAAQWVARYGDPRGKDIDAVVDWIERIPYTETRSYVQRVMENYEVYKMRISGKYDIVGDLVDGRS